The segment TCTGCGTGGGCACCCAGACCACACAGCTCTCGGCGGTGACCTGGGCCGTGGCGTTCATGGGCTCCATGCACGCGTGCTCGAGATAGGGCACCTGGTAGACCGCCTCATGCACGCGGCCGCCCGCGCCCAGCACGGCCGGGGCGTCGCCGTCGTTGCGGGCCACCTGGCCCGGCTGCTTGCTCAGACGCTCGTACTCGGCGTCGATCAGGGGTGTGGATACCTGCGCCAGCGGCCCTTCGTCCCATTCGACTTTCAGCGCCCGGCGCCCCTGGAGCGCCGGCCAGAAGCCGTCGGCCACCACGGCCACGCCGCTGCTGACCTGGACGACGTGCTTGACCCCTCTCACGGCGCGCGCCGCTGTGGCGTCGAAGCTCTTGACCTTGCCACCCCGGACGGGACAGCGCTCGATCGACGCCACGAGCATCCCCGGGAGCTGTACGTCCATGCCGTACTTCGCGCGCCCCGTGATCTTGTCGGGCGTGTCGCGCCGCCGGACCGTCTTGCCGATGTAGCGGAACTGGTCGGGCGTCTTGAGCCTGGGGTTCTGGGGCACGGGGAGCTGCTGGGCCTTGTCCACGAGCTGCCCGTAACGGAGCCGGCGCCCGGACGGCCGGTGGATGACGGTGTCGGGCTCGGTCTCCACGCCCTCCACGGGGACGCCCCACTCGTTGGCCGCGGCCTGCTTGAGCATCTCGCGGGCGGCCGCCGCGGCCTTGCGCCACATCGCGATGTGGTCCCGCACGCCTCGGCTGCCCCCGTAGGACTGGGTGCCGGTGACGGGGTTCTTGTAGAGGGGGACGTTGGCCGGCGCTTGCTCGACCTTGACGTTGCCGAGCTCGGTGTCCAGCTCGTCGGCGATGATCATCGGCGTGGTGGTCAGCGAGCCCTGACCCATCTCGGGCACGGAGTTGACGATGGTGACCATGCCGTCACGGTCGATGCGCAACCACTGGTTGGGGGCGAACACGCCGGACGACTGCGCCAGCCCCCGGGGGACTCGCCCGCCCAGCGGAACGCCGATCGTCAGCCCCGCGCCGACGGCGAGGCCGCCCTTGAGGAGTGTGCGCCGCGTCAGCGCCGCCGAGGTCTTCACGACCGGCCCCCTCTCTGCAGCGCCGCCGCCCGGTGGATGGCGGCGCGGATCCTCTGGTACGTGCCGCAGCGGCAGAGGTTGCCGGCCATGGCCGCGTCGATGTCGGCATCGGTGGGGGAGGGCTTGGACGCCAGGAGCGCCGCCGCCGACATGAGCTGTCCCGACTGGCAGAAGCCGCACTGGGGCACGTCGACCTCGATCCAGGCCTGCTGCACGGGGTGCAGGCCCGTGGCCGAGAGCCCCTCGATGGTGGTCACCCGGCGATCGACGGCGGCCGACACCGGGGTGACGCAGGCGCGGACGGGCGCGCCGTCCACGTGGACCGTACAGGCCCCACAGAGCGCCATGCCGCAGGCGTACTTGGTGCCGGTGAGACCGAGCGTGTCGCGGATGACCCACAACAGCGGTGTGTCCGGTGAGACGTCCACCTGCTGCTTCCGCCCGTTGATGGTCAACGAGATCATGACGACCTCCCGAAGCCGGTTCCGGTGGGCCTCAGATCACACCCGGCGCGCTCCGCTGTCAACCGCTTCCTCGTGCTAGACTCCCGCCACCGCGGGGGGCCGGGGAGGGCCTCCCGCACGCGGAAATCCGAACCGCCCCGGCACCAACGAAGAGAGGGGACATGAACCTGCTCGATCCCGAGGAGCTCAAGCAGCTACGACCAGCCGAGACCCATTCGTATGCGGGACCGATCCCGACGCAGAGCGT is part of the Candidatus Methylomirabilota bacterium genome and harbors:
- a CDS encoding xanthine dehydrogenase family protein molybdopterin-binding subunit gives rise to the protein MKTSAALTRRTLLKGGLAVGAGLTIGVPLGGRVPRGLAQSSGVFAPNQWLRIDRDGMVTIVNSVPEMGQGSLTTTPMIIADELDTELGNVKVEQAPANVPLYKNPVTGTQSYGGSRGVRDHIAMWRKAAAAAREMLKQAAANEWGVPVEGVETEPDTVIHRPSGRRLRYGQLVDKAQQLPVPQNPRLKTPDQFRYIGKTVRRRDTPDKITGRAKYGMDVQLPGMLVASIERCPVRGGKVKSFDATAARAVRGVKHVVQVSSGVAVVADGFWPALQGRRALKVEWDEGPLAQVSTPLIDAEYERLSKQPGQVARNDGDAPAVLGAGGRVHEAVYQVPYLEHACMEPMNATAQVTAESCVVWVPTQNPGATQATAARLTGLPPDKVTVHTTLLGGGFGRRGEVDFVVDAVEVARAVKTPVKVMWTREDDLTNGFYRPATYNVFRAALDANGTPSAWLTRIVGPGILIQKGRGKAGTVDPTALAAMRDLPYEVPNLRIEWIHKDFGIPVGFWRSVGSSQNGFIVESFIDELAHLAGRDPFEYRRALLGRSPRHKAILELVAARANWGGPLPAGQGRGIAVVFSYGSYAASVAEVSVAADGTVRVHRVVCGIDAGLAVNPEQVRAQMEGGAVYALTAALYGQITFDKGRVQQTNFHAYPLLRIDEMPKVEVHILDSGEAPGGLGEPGVPTVAPAVCNAIFAATRKRIRRLPIDKEQLRRA
- a CDS encoding (2Fe-2S)-binding protein: MISLTINGRKQQVDVSPDTPLLWVIRDTLGLTGTKYACGMALCGACTVHVDGAPVRACVTPVSAAVDRRVTTIEGLSATGLHPVQQAWIEVDVPQCGFCQSGQLMSAAALLASKPSPTDADIDAAMAGNLCRCGTYQRIRAAIHRAAALQRGGRS